One window of Melopsittacus undulatus isolate bMelUnd1 chromosome 28 unlocalized genomic scaffold, bMelUnd1.mat.Z SUPER_28_unloc_1, whole genome shotgun sequence genomic DNA carries:
- the LOC101870410 gene encoding zinc finger protein 345-like, translating into MQESYESVISLAEEIAISWPRITAFAESHRRRGMVADDSMLSENEEEEPPPGAVVKVDPIPPPSPNPKGAIPNPMESSKAGDTAPKADLRPPKPARKRQGNHRSFPKFPSRSLVPANRCQDCGSKASAFPKRPRKAPGCGKCFRLGSAFLSHQRRHGGEKPFPCPECGKSFPIASAFIQHQRIHGSGPAPCQCGVCGKSFPAGSSLEKHQKLHAEEKPYKCGDCGKGFHWNSHLERHRRIHTGEKPYACPDCGKSFSWSSHLDRHRRTHGDAPCRRCRIPLDASKGLEKPFQCGECGKSFGKSAALAKHRRGHGAEKPHKCGECGKSFVLSTALAQHQRIHGSGKAFQCGECGKSFAWSSHLDRHRRIHMGEKPYSCGDCGKSFSQSSHLERHNRVHSDCGAGAKRRRAWDGNERHSRGVECGKRSRKCVECGKSVTCGAERVKDRGTQTGEKPFACPECGKSFGQNSALVKHRRMHTGEKPHKCGECGKSFGVRSNLIKHQRTHLGEKPYKCGDCGKGFIQKSDLTKHRRMHTGEKPYKCGECGKCFSVSSNLIKHQRIHLGQKPYQCSECGKSFIQRSELTIHQRVHTGEKPYKCGACGKCFSRSSHLNRHQRTHAGDKAKGTDANGTGSGAAFSGPFGPVPALPPFPGAVPGLELPWALPFPARAFPQPCCPPAPAPGAQALSN; encoded by the exons ATGCAGGAGAGCTACGAGAGCGTCATCTCCTTGG CGGAAGAGATCGCCATCAGTTGGCCAAGGATCACGGCCTTCGCCGAATCCCATCGCAGGAGGGGAATGGTGGCCG ACGATTCCATGTTGAGCGAGAACGAAGAGGAGGAGCCACCACCAGGCGCCGTGGTGAAGGTGgatcccattccccccccatccccgaATCCCAAAGGAgccattcccaatcccatggAGAGCTCCAAAGCCGGCGACACGGCCCCAAAAGCCGATCTCCGTCCCCCAAAACCAGCCCGGAAACGGCAAGGAAACCACCGGAGCTTCCCGAAATTCCCATCCCGTTCCTTGGTACCTGCCAACCGGTGCCAGGATTGCGGCTCCAAAGCTTCGGCATTCCCAAAGCGGCCCCGGAAGGCTCCGGGATGCGGGAAGTGCTTCCGGTTGGGCTCAGCCTTCCTGAGCCATCAACGGCGTCACGGTGGGGAGAAGCCATTCCCATGTCCGGAATGCGGGAAGAGCTTTCCCATTGCCTCGGCCTTCATCCAACACCAGCGCATCCATGGATCCGGACCCGCTCCGTGTCAATGTGGGGTGTGTGGGAAGAGCTTCCCGGCCGGATCCAGCTTGGAGAAGCACCAGAAGCTCCATGCGGAGGAGAAGCCCTACAAGTGTGGGGATTGCGGGAAGGGCTTCCATTGGAATTCCCACTTGGAACGGCACCGGCGCATCCATACGGGTGAGAAGCCCTATGCATGTCCCGACTGTGGGAAGAGCTTCAGTTGGAGCTCCCACTTGGATCGGCACCGCCGGACCCACGGTGACGCTCCCTGCCGGCGCTGCCGGATCCCATTGGATGCTTCCAAAGGGCTGGAAAAGCCTTTCCAATGCGGGGAATGCGGGAAGAGCTTCGGGAAGAGCGCGGCCTTGGCCAAGCACCGACGCGGACACGGTGCCGAGaagccccataagtgtggggaGTGTGGGAAGAGCTTCGTGTTGAGCACGGCGTTGGCGCAACACCAACGGATCCATGGGTCCGGGAAGGCATTCCAATGTGGGGAATGTGGGAAGAGCTTCGCATGGAGCTCCCACTTGGATCGCCATCGACGTATCCATATGGGAGAGAAGCCCTATAGCTGTGGGGATTGTGGGAAGAGCTTCTCCCAGAGCTCCCATTTGGAACGGCACAACCGGGTCCATTCCGATTGCGGCGCCGGAGCCAAGCGGCGCCGGGCATGGGATGGCAACGAGCGGCATTCCCGAGGTGTGGAATGTGGGAAGCGGAGCCGGAAGTGTGTGGAATGTGGGAAGAGCGTCACTTGTGGGGCGGAGAGGGTGAAGGATCGAGGGACACAGACTGGGGAGAAGCCGTTTGCGTGTCCGGAATGCGGGAAGAGCTTCGGGCAGAACTCGGCTTTGGTCAAGCACCGTCGGATGCACACGGGGGAGaagccccataagtgtggggaGTGTGGGAAGAGCTTCGGGGTCCGCTCCAACCTCATCAAGCACCAACGGACCCACTTGGGGGAGAAGCCCTATAAGTGTGGGGATTGCGGCAAGGGCTTCATCCAGAAGTCGGATCTCACCAAGCACCGTCGGATGCACACGGGGGAGAAGCCCTACAAGTGTGGGGAGTGTGGCAAGTGCTTCAGCGTCTCCTCCAACCTCATCAAGCACCAGCGCATCCACCTGGGCCAGAAGCCCTATCAGTGCTCCGAGTGCGGCAAGAGCTTCATCCAACGCTCCGAGCTCACCATCCACCAGCGCGTCCACACCGGCGAGAAGCCCTACAAGTGTGGGGCGTGCGGGAAGTGCTTCAGCCGCAGCTCCCACCTCAACCGGCACCAACGCACCCACGCCGGGGACAAGGCCAAAGGCACCGACGCCAACGGCACCGGCTCCGGCGCCGCCTTCTCCGGCCCCTTCGGCCCCGTCCCGGCGCTGCCGCCGTTCCCTGGCGCGGTGCcggggctggagctgccctgGGCCCTGCCCTTCCCTGCCCGCgccttcccccagccctgctgccccccGGCGCCGGCCCCGGGGGCTCAGGCACTCAGCAACTGA
- the SH3BP5L gene encoding SH3 domain-binding protein 5-like, whose product MDEGPEAGDGRQTPPGHVGGPMGGAAEPEPPPKALGEEEEEEEELDPRIQEELEHLNQANEEINRVELQLDEARTAYRRILSESARKLNAQGSQLGTCIDKARPYYEARRLAKEAQQETQKAALRYERAVSMHNAAREMVFVAEQGVMADRNRLDPTWQEMLNHATGKVNEAEEERLRSEREHQRVTGLCREAEARVQALHKSLRRAILKSKPYFELKAQFNQILEEHKAKVTALEVLVSQAKTRYSVALRNLEEISEQIHAWRLQRLLRRRASPVGAEASPRHPITEGDGTHGTHLGVEGASGDTLSVLSLQTIASDLQKFDSVEHLMGLSDATSLNSEEMEERERRRHRGGQGHCKHHRSVSL is encoded by the exons ATGGATGAGGGGCCAGAGGCAGGTGACGGCCGTCAGACCCCCCCCGGCCATGTGGGGGGGCCCATGGGGGGGGCAGCGGAGCCTGAGCCCCCCCCCAAAGCCttaggagaggaagaggaggaggaggaagagctggatCCAAGGATACAG gaggagctggagcatcTCAACCAGGCCAATGAGGAGATCAACCgggtggagctgcagctggat GAAGCGCGCACCGCCTACCGCCGCATCCTCTCCGAATCCGCCCGCAAGCTCAACGCCCAAGGCTCCCAACTGGGCACCTGCATCGACAAGGCCCGGCCCTATTACGAAGCGCGGCGCTTGGCCAAGGAG GCGCAACAGGAGACGCAGAAGGCAGCGCTGCGGTACGAGCGCGCCGTCAGCATGCACAACGCGGCGCGGGAGATGGTGTTCGTGGCGGAGCAGGGGGTGATGGCCGACAGGAACCGGCTGGATCCTACCTGGCAGGAGATGCTCAACCATGCCACGGGGAAG GTGAACGAGGCGGAGGAGGAGCGCCTGCGGAGCGAGCGCGAGCACCAGCGGGTGACCGGGCTGTGCCGCGAGGCCGAGGCGCGCGTGCAGGCGCTGCACAAGAGCCTGCGCAGAGCCATCCTCAAGAGCAAGCCCTACTTCGAGCTCAAGGCCCAGTTCAACCAGATCCTTGAG GAACACAAGGCCAAGGTGACAGCGCTGGAGGTGCTGGTATCCCAAGCCAAGACCCGTTACTCAGTGGCCTTGAGGAACCTGGAGGAGATCAGTGAGCAGATCCATGCCTGGCGCCTCCAACGCCTCCTCCGGCGCCGCGCGTCACCCGTGGGTGCCGAAGCGAGCCCCCGGCACCCCATAACCGAAGGCGACGGCACCCATGGCACCCACTTAGGGGTCGAAGGGGCCTCGGGGGACACTCTGTCGGTGCTGAGCCTCCAGACCATAGCCTCGGACCTGCAGAAGTTTGACTCGGTTGAGCATCTCATGGGGCTCTCTGATGCCACCAGCCTCAATAGTGAGGAGATGGAGGAGCGCGAGCGCCGGCGGCACCGGGGTGGGCAAGGGCACTGCAAGCATCATCGGAGCGTCAGCCTTtag